A single Callithrix jacchus isolate 240 chromosome 4, calJac240_pri, whole genome shotgun sequence DNA region contains:
- the HMGA1 gene encoding high mobility group protein HMG-I/HMG-Y isoform X1 gives MSESSSKSSQPLASKQEKDGTEKRGRGRPRKQPPVSPGTALVGSQKEPSEVPTPKRPRGRPKGSKNKGAAKTRKTATTPGRKPRGRPKKLEKEEEEGISQESSEEEQ, from the exons ATGAGCGAATCGAGCTCGAAGTCCAGCCAGCCCTTGGCCTCCAAGCAGGAAAAGGATGGCACTGAGAAGCGTGGCCGGGGCAGGCCACGCAAGCAGCCTCCGGTGAGTCCCGGGACAGCGCTGGTAGGGAGTCAG AAGGAGCCCAGCGAAGTGCCAACACCTAAGAGACCTCGGGGCCGACCAAAGGGAAGCAAAAACAAGGGCGCTGCCAAGACCCGG AAAACCGCCACAACTCCAGGAAGGAAACCAAGGGGCAGACCCAAAAAACTG gagaaggaggaagaggagggcatCTCGCAGGAGTCCTCGGAGGAGGAGCAGTGA
- the HMGA1 gene encoding high mobility group protein HMG-I/HMG-Y isoform X2, producing the protein MSESSSKSSQPLASKQEKDGTEKRGRGRPRKQPPKEPSEVPTPKRPRGRPKGSKNKGAAKTRKTATTPGRKPRGRPKKLEKEEEEGISQESSEEEQ; encoded by the exons ATGAGCGAATCGAGCTCGAAGTCCAGCCAGCCCTTGGCCTCCAAGCAGGAAAAGGATGGCACTGAGAAGCGTGGCCGGGGCAGGCCACGCAAGCAGCCTCCG AAGGAGCCCAGCGAAGTGCCAACACCTAAGAGACCTCGGGGCCGACCAAAGGGAAGCAAAAACAAGGGCGCTGCCAAGACCCGG AAAACCGCCACAACTCCAGGAAGGAAACCAAGGGGCAGACCCAAAAAACTG gagaaggaggaagaggagggcatCTCGCAGGAGTCCTCGGAGGAGGAGCAGTGA
- the HMGA1 gene encoding high mobility group protein HMG-I/HMG-Y isoform X3, whose amino-acid sequence MSESSSKSSQPLASKQEKDGTEKRGRGRPRKQPPVSPGTALVGSQKEPSEVPTPKRPRGRPKGSKNKGAAKTREKEEEEGISQESSEEEQ is encoded by the exons ATGAGCGAATCGAGCTCGAAGTCCAGCCAGCCCTTGGCCTCCAAGCAGGAAAAGGATGGCACTGAGAAGCGTGGCCGGGGCAGGCCACGCAAGCAGCCTCCGGTGAGTCCCGGGACAGCGCTGGTAGGGAGTCAG AAGGAGCCCAGCGAAGTGCCAACACCTAAGAGACCTCGGGGCCGACCAAAGGGAAGCAAAAACAAGGGCGCTGCCAAGACCCGG gagaaggaggaagaggagggcatCTCGCAGGAGTCCTCGGAGGAGGAGCAGTGA
- the HMGA1 gene encoding high mobility group protein HMG-I/HMG-Y isoform X4: MSESSSKSSQPLASKQEKDGTEKRGRGRPRKQPPKEPSEVPTPKRPRGRPKGSKNKGAAKTREKEEEEGISQESSEEEQ; this comes from the exons ATGAGCGAATCGAGCTCGAAGTCCAGCCAGCCCTTGGCCTCCAAGCAGGAAAAGGATGGCACTGAGAAGCGTGGCCGGGGCAGGCCACGCAAGCAGCCTCCG AAGGAGCCCAGCGAAGTGCCAACACCTAAGAGACCTCGGGGCCGACCAAAGGGAAGCAAAAACAAGGGCGCTGCCAAGACCCGG gagaaggaggaagaggagggcatCTCGCAGGAGTCCTCGGAGGAGGAGCAGTGA
- the SMIM29 gene encoding small integral membrane protein 29 isoform X1: MSNTTVPNAPQANSDSMVGYVLGPFFLITLVGVVVAVVMYIQKKKRVDRLRHHLLPMYSYDPAEELHEAEQELLSDMGDPKVVHGWQSGYQHKRMPLLDVKT, from the exons ATGAGTAATACCACTGTGCCCAATGCCCCCCAGGCCAACAGCGACTCCATGGTGGGCTATGTGTTGGGGCCCTTCTTCCTCATCACCCTGGTCGgggtggtggtggctgtg GTAATGtatatacagaagaaaaaacG gGTGGACCGGCTACGCCATCACCTGCTCCCCATGTACAGCTATGACCCAGCCGAGGAGCTGCATGAAGCTGAACAGGAGCTGCTCTCTGACATGGGAGATCCCAAG GTGGTACATGGCTGGCAGAGTGGCTACCAGCACAAGCGGATGCCGCTGCTGGATGTCAAGACGTGA
- the SMIM29 gene encoding small integral membrane protein 29 isoform X2 — protein sequence MSNTTVPNAPQANSDSMVMYIQKKKRVDRLRHHLLPMYSYDPAEELHEAEQELLSDMGDPKVVHGWQSGYQHKRMPLLDVKT from the exons ATGAGTAATACCACTGTGCCCAATGCCCCCCAGGCCAACAGCGACTCCATG GTAATGtatatacagaagaaaaaacG gGTGGACCGGCTACGCCATCACCTGCTCCCCATGTACAGCTATGACCCAGCCGAGGAGCTGCATGAAGCTGAACAGGAGCTGCTCTCTGACATGGGAGATCCCAAG GTGGTACATGGCTGGCAGAGTGGCTACCAGCACAAGCGGATGCCGCTGCTGGATGTCAAGACGTGA